ATACACGTATGTTTATAGACAAGGTCTGTATCCCGAAGATGACGGAGACTACAGATATATACACCAGGAGGGTCCAAACGGAGGGTTTGGGGGCAACGGCGGGTTTGGAGGCAATGGAGGATTTGGATACGGAGGAGGAGACGGAAATGGAGATGGGTATGGAAATGGAGATAGGTACGGCGACGGAAGCGGTCAAGATGATTCGTCATATAAGCCAAATAAAATCGATTACGGGAGAAAGATCTACGCAGAGCGATACCCTCATCTCCACAAGATCATCAAAGCGTTGGTCAACCAGTACGTGTCTCCGGACTACATCGGCTTCGGCGACGAGTCGCAGGGCAGCTCGGCGCACTACAACAAGGCGTATGCCGATAACGAGGTGGCTGTCAAGTGCCACTACCTGTCGCCGACGCAGGAGAATGCTTCGGAGTTCGTTACGCAGTAAGTAGCAATACCCTCATCTCCACCAGATCATTAAGGCGTTGGTCAACCAGTACGTGTCTCCGGACTACATCGGCTTCGGCGACGAGTCGCAGGGCAGCTCGGCGCACTACAACAAGGCGTACGCCGATAATGAGGTGGCTGTCAAGTACC
This genomic window from Cydia splendana chromosome 9, ilCydSple1.2, whole genome shotgun sequence contains:
- the LOC134793766 gene encoding keratin, type II cytoskeletal 1-like; this translates as MTHYAKYILLLSLLSIIHGSPYDDGKYNPRKYQVSDDGRYYRPLGEGKYVRGDEGKYTYVYRQGLYPEDDGDYRYIHQEGPNGGFGGNGGFGGNGGFGYGGGDGNGDGYGNGDRYGDGSGQDDSSYKPNKIDYGRKIYAERYPHLHKIIKALVNQYVSPDYIGFGDESQGSSAHYNKAYADNEVAVKCHYLSPTQENASEFVTQYPPRLNSLPGDKPGSFYSFKGTKILSTVANSHPTKLNLEYEVLVRVIDVTE